The following proteins are co-located in the Pedobacter sp. FW305-3-2-15-E-R2A2 genome:
- a CDS encoding trypsin-like serine protease, with the protein MKLSIALIVCGLMLCSGRLMAQTKIHKKCGPEVYLNSRSMVQTELLNTYPYTAIVHVYMRGWGTATFINDSTLITARHVADKWWLRKMSIYKNIFKSGKVETLEAQLKADDFKVENVASDNCHFISSDISFIVLSETGKAKVKGLYTGHLEIVNYKKLNLKPDQEVILTGYPVDLAETGINGTDILSDKKTKVSDLIFHDKCDMVGYKLFTCSGDSGAPLWLKDGEKYYVIGIHHGGPENVAEFNREERNSAALIK; encoded by the coding sequence ATGAAACTCTCTATTGCTTTAATTGTCTGCGGTTTGATGTTGTGTAGTGGAAGATTAATGGCACAAACGAAAATCCACAAAAAGTGTGGTCCGGAAGTCTATCTGAATTCACGCAGCATGGTTCAAACTGAACTGTTGAATACCTATCCTTATACTGCAATTGTCCATGTATATATGCGTGGATGGGGTACGGCGACCTTTATTAACGATAGCACATTGATCACCGCGAGGCATGTTGCGGATAAATGGTGGCTGCGAAAAATGAGCATTTATAAAAATATTTTTAAATCAGGTAAAGTGGAAACGCTTGAAGCCCAACTTAAGGCAGATGACTTCAAGGTAGAAAATGTAGCATCCGATAATTGCCATTTTATCAGTAGTGATATTTCTTTTATTGTGCTCAGTGAAACTGGAAAGGCAAAAGTGAAAGGATTGTATACCGGTCACCTCGAAATCGTAAACTACAAGAAACTAAATCTCAAGCCAGACCAGGAGGTTATATTAACGGGCTATCCGGTAGATTTGGCCGAAACCGGGATTAATGGTACAGATATTCTGTCGGATAAAAAGACGAAAGTAAGCGATTTAATTTTTCATGACAAATGCGATATGGTGGGTTACAAGTTATTTACCTGTAGTGGTGATAGTGGTGCTCCACTATGGCTGAAGGATGGTGAAAAATACTATGTCATAGGAATACATCACGGCGGTCCTGAAAATGTAGCAGAATTCAATAGAGAAGAACGAAACAGTGCCGCGCTGATTAAATAA
- a CDS encoding serine protease: MNKPLILFVFMLLGCNLKITAQTDSSRVRTEMIERAFEKYKNYQTDKRSTRKMTADRVRSSDQKTVIGSDYESAEAVGLVKAAITAIIVDPFEGLPAKRRVLVGATQYDSRIEARNVDPKTAFGKTALINSVSVGIVIDKDKLHQISRDEYQLDFSSTLGTTYNLCQSEPFINQPVLGSGTAFVVGKDRLITAGHVFQGDLSRYAIVFGFELTNASGGIQAIISADSVYFPKKITRKSEELDLKEFTVDRELKQLPLKLGLTDPVKKGNGVYMIGHPYGLPKKVAANAGVEKDEERDIFYTSLDAFQGNSGSPVFDVVTHRVIGVLVGGQVDFQWQGNCNISTLCKMPYCQGEKAVRISSVADWFP, from the coding sequence ATGAATAAACCGCTGATATTATTTGTTTTTATGCTGCTTGGCTGTAACTTAAAAATAACGGCTCAAACAGATAGTTCCAGGGTTCGGACTGAAATGATAGAAAGAGCATTTGAAAAATACAAAAACTACCAAACTGATAAGAGAAGTACCAGAAAGATGACTGCAGATAGAGTCCGATCCAGCGATCAAAAGACTGTGATTGGTTCAGATTATGAGTCTGCTGAAGCAGTTGGTCTGGTGAAGGCAGCAATAACAGCAATAATAGTAGACCCGTTTGAAGGGCTGCCCGCTAAACGCAGGGTGCTGGTTGGCGCAACTCAATATGATAGTCGTATTGAGGCTCGAAATGTTGATCCTAAAACGGCATTCGGGAAGACTGCACTCATCAATTCAGTTTCGGTAGGAATAGTAATTGACAAAGATAAATTGCATCAAATTTCCAGGGATGAATATCAATTGGACTTTAGCAGTACTTTGGGCACAACTTATAACCTTTGTCAGAGTGAGCCATTTATTAACCAGCCCGTGCTGGGCTCAGGAACAGCTTTTGTTGTGGGCAAGGATAGGCTGATTACTGCCGGACATGTTTTTCAGGGTGATCTGAGCAGATATGCCATTGTTTTCGGGTTTGAACTGACAAATGCTTCAGGAGGTATACAGGCAATCATCTCAGCTGATAGCGTATATTTTCCTAAAAAGATTACCCGTAAGTCAGAAGAGTTGGATCTAAAGGAATTCACCGTTGACCGGGAACTGAAGCAATTGCCTTTGAAACTCGGATTGACCGATCCGGTAAAAAAAGGAAACGGGGTGTATATGATTGGTCATCCTTATGGATTGCCCAAAAAAGTAGCTGCAAATGCAGGTGTAGAAAAAGATGAGGAGCGGGATATATTTTATACCTCACTGGATGCTTTTCAGGGAAATTCCGGATCGCCGGTTTTTGATGTTGTTACCCACCGTGTAATTGGTGTTCTTGTCGGCGGGCAGGTAGATTTCCAATGGCAAGGAAACTGTAACATTTCTACACTCTGTAAAATGCCCTATTGTCAGGGAGAAAAGGCAGTTCGTATTTCTTCCGTCGCTGATTGGTTTCCCTAA
- a CDS encoding sensor histidine kinase, with protein sequence MIFWTVVSLLYYLSYRRLDPENAWILVSKDLFSVVTIFYITSYFIIPRFLLDRGTLFLALWIIITYFWWSIGTYLMCYYLHHFGTPNERLKIYVKIVIENGLVGIISWHKLPFYVLDYVYFTALPLGLKLMQTLLNEKNRGIKLQRDNLELEIDFLKSQINPHFLFNTLNNIHSMVIASDQAAADTVLHLSSLMKYTLYQSDEKEVSLEKEIRFINNYLMLEKIRYNEKVKLLININVPENDLGIAPLILFPFVENAFKHGPDKSSLNSEIKISIQLERDRLLFHIANSVLTDQKKSEPDNYYGGIGITNVLKRLEINYKGNYELSKGIKDGCYEVTLSVKLSNYLRLHIPNKRKTNAN encoded by the coding sequence TTGATTTTCTGGACTGTAGTCAGCCTTCTGTATTATTTAAGCTATAGAAGACTTGACCCTGAAAATGCCTGGATTTTAGTTTCTAAGGATCTGTTTTCTGTGGTCACCATATTCTACATCACCTCCTACTTTATCATCCCCAGGTTCCTTCTGGATCGCGGTACACTGTTTCTGGCGCTCTGGATAATTATAACCTATTTCTGGTGGTCGATCGGTACTTACCTGATGTGTTACTACCTGCATCACTTTGGTACTCCAAATGAAAGGTTAAAAATCTATGTGAAAATAGTGATCGAAAATGGGCTCGTCGGCATTATCAGCTGGCATAAGCTTCCTTTTTACGTTCTGGACTATGTATATTTTACAGCATTGCCATTGGGATTAAAACTCATGCAAACCCTCCTAAATGAAAAAAACAGGGGCATAAAGTTACAACGGGATAATCTTGAACTGGAAATAGATTTCCTGAAATCACAGATCAATCCCCACTTTCTTTTCAATACCCTGAACAACATTCATTCCATGGTGATTGCGAGTGATCAGGCCGCAGCCGACACGGTTCTCCATCTTTCAAGCCTGATGAAATACACGCTGTACCAGAGTGATGAAAAAGAAGTCTCTTTAGAAAAGGAAATCAGGTTCATCAACAATTATCTGATGCTGGAAAAGATCCGCTACAACGAAAAAGTTAAACTGCTGATCAACATCAATGTACCGGAAAATGACCTCGGAATTGCTCCCCTTATACTTTTCCCTTTTGTCGAGAATGCGTTTAAACATGGCCCTGATAAATCCAGCTTAAATTCTGAGATCAAAATCTCCATTCAGCTCGAAAGGGACAGACTGTTGTTTCATATTGCCAATAGCGTCCTGACCGATCAAAAGAAATCAGAACCGGATAATTATTATGGAGGCATTGGGATAACAAATGTGCTCAAAAGACTTGAAATCAATTACAAAGGCAATTATGAGCTAAGTAAAGGGATCAAAGATGGGTGCTATGAGGTTACCCTGTCAGTTAAACTAAGTAATTACCTCAGATTACACATCCCCAACAAACGAAAAACCAATGCAAATT